AGCTCTTTGCAGGGAGTTGTTAAGGAGCAAATCAACATTTCTGTGGTGTATCTCACCTGGAGGTGTCTGACAGcattctgctctgccttttccagTAAGTCTCTTCTGTCTGCTTCTCCCACTCCCTTATCTTCCACATTTCTGTCTCTTCCTGAAGCTGAAAGTCCCAGGAAGGGAAATGAGTTGAACATCATGGGAAATTCACAGTTCTGCAGCACTCACCTCAACTCCCGGTAAGGAAACTCACAGCCACCTTTCCTACCATCCCCAAACAAAGGATTATTTACCCATATCTGTACCCCAAACAGAACTTCCTGGTGCTGGTTAAGACCTGCTGAATTATGATTCATGAAACAGTTTGCTAAACTTAATGGAGTTGCTTAACCTTGCACTAAAATCCTGCCTGTGCAAACAAAGTTCAAATTGTTTCATGCAATTAAAAGCACATACGCAGGGcaacaaataaaatacaacaaagCCTATTCGAGATTTGCTACTTTTTAAGTAAACACAGACATATTGGGGTGAAACCGAAACTCGGGGAAAACCGGAACAGCGTTAAACCAGAAGTGACCCTGAGGATGTGGCGGATTTACCAAACTCCATTGGTTTCTGCCCAACGCTGccgctctgccctgcagcaccagcagcggGGCACGAAGGCAGCCCCGCACACCGGGGGGTTCCCGCATCGCCGGCTGGCACCGCCGGGATGTCCCTGCAGCGTCCCGTACACAGAGATGTCCCCGCACACCGGGATGTCCCCGCACCCTCACGGTGTCCCCGCACccccggggctgtccctgcacaccgGGATGTCCCTCAGAGTGTCCCCCCCGCAGCCCGGGGCTGTCCCCCACACCGGGATGTCCCTCACGGTGTCCCCCCCGCAGCCCGGGCCGCCCCGCTCGGCCCCGCAGGCCCCGCCAGGCGCGGGCGGCCCGGGCCTCACCTTGTTGTGCGCTCCGGTGTGGCGGATGACGTTGCgcagcagcaccttccccaCGGGCACGCGGGACATGCTGCGGGCGCTGCCGCGGGCCGGCCCGGGCTCGGTGCCGGGGCTGGCGCTGTTtgtggcggcggggccgggccgggccgggccgggcgggggatGCGGAAACGCGCGGGGCCGCGCGCGCGCCGCTTCCGGCGCCGTCTCCGGGGCAACGGCGCCGCCATGGCCGTGAGGGCTCCGAGCGGCCTGAACGGACCCGAACCGAGCCGATACCGCCCCGAATGGACCCGAACCACTCCGAATGGACCCGAACAGACCCGAACCACTCCGAATGGACCCGAACCGCCCCGAACGGACCCGAACCACTCCGAATGGACCCGAACCGCCCCGAACAAAGCCAGTACCGCCCCGGTACCGCCCGGCCCGGTACCGGATCcagccccgcgctgcccccCCCGGCTCGGACCGCCTGGGTCCCGGACAGCAGGTGGCTGCTCGAAAGAAATCCtccttttggggaaaaaataccccaaactaACACAGAAATTGCCAGAAACGCTGTGGCTGGGTAATGCTGGAAACGATAGAACTTGTTGGTAGTTTGAATCAATTACTTAACTAATAAAATTTAAGTAATGgtttgaattaaattttaagtaatagtttaaattcaattttaagTAATGGCTTAAATTCAACTTTAAGTAATGGTTTAAATTTAAGTAatgtttttaataacattttaaaataatagttttAATAAATTGTTGAGtcttatttataatttatttttaattgccttttaattaattgttttccaTAATTGTGGATATGCTTAGCCAGCATTTAGCAAAGCTGTTGTAAGATActtctgcacaaacacagcttGGGAAAACGACTGAAACTTCTTGATGTTTTGGCAGATTACACAACAGAAACCCAGAGTGAAAATCTTTGGTAGGAGTCGGGTTAAGGGcgtttttaattccttttttactCATGAGGGGTGAATATCTGAAATGCCTTCAGAGATGCAAGCAGGAAAGGAAGGCTGGAGGAATAGCAGTAAAAATGAGTAAAGACTGTAAATATTCAAAGAATAGCTGAATATTGAGTTACAGAATTTGTTATGTGCTGTAGTAAAGAATCACTAGTGCCCACACGCTTTACTGAAGGGACAGCAGGAACAGTGGTGATGTGtttttgttaaataaataaatggacaGGATGCCATGGTTAGAGCAGCTCTGTTCAAGTATTTAATGCTGGAACAagctgtcacacacagccccacGGGCGAGCAGAGCCGAGAGGAAGCTGCAgacagcaaaaagcaaaagatcTGTGATTAAATCTCAGGTTAACAGggtgagaggctgcagagcactgagccACAGCAGGAAAACCACACACAACTGAAGAGAAAAGCACTGGGACATGGTTTAGTAGTTGTCAATTCCCAACATTTAATGGAACATGGGTTCACTAGAGCCAGTCTGGAATCAGGGTATTTCAGGTCATTcaagaaaatccaaaatcttaatgcactttttttttttttgcgctTAAGCAAGGCATCACAGCAACCAGACACTAAACAGTtcccacaaaaatatttaatttccacagtattttctttcagtatcTTTAGTGAATTGTGTAGAATTTTACAGGAGACAGTACTTAATGCAATATACAGAATAACAGGATCAGCCTGAAcaacttcttccttttttttccagctctgccccccTATTTAATTCTCCTGGTCACTCTGTCATTACTGCACGTTTGTCCTTTTTTTACACGAACGTTTCCATGTGGAAAGTGGAATTTCAGAATGTTCAGCACCGCAGCCCTCGCAGGGTACAATGCCTGGGGTTACTGGACACGAGTCCAACAGACTAGAGAAGCACCTTACATACAATATGTACATGGAGAGCACATTCTGCAGCTTCACTGGGGCTGGACAACAGGGACAATCCAGGGAAGGTCTGCAATTCCAGTGGCTAAAGTCAGAGCTTCCTGTGTTAGAATgcctgaaatgaaaaatcccaaacatccCAGTCCTCACATGATTCCCTTCCCCTGCTGGGGTTATCAGCGTGTGGGATTTGCCTACACTGCCTTCCCCCACACCCTGAACATTCTGCAAAGCAGTGACTTCCATGGCACCAGAGCCCGGGTTAAGTcagccacaggaacagcagctgcagggcttccACAGCAGAAGCAGATGGCAGTGGGAGTCCATGAGAGATGCACAGCATGTGGTTTggtgccccagagctgggagccacagccagcagagctccttCACCTCAAAGCGCTCAGGGAGCTCAGAAGGTCCCGGCCAGGGCCAAATTCCAAACAGGAATTTTGCTGGCCTTTGAGACTGTCCCcggccctgctgtgccacctcccagcccagaaCAGGGCAGTTCCCCTCCTCTTGTCCCTTCTGTGGCCATCCCACCTGCGCTCCTGGCGAGAGGTGTTTGAAACTCCAGGCTCTGCCAACACCGAGGTCACGAAAGAAAACGTTGgtgtgcagcccctgggcacagAAGCAGCTGGCACAATGCCaggataattttgttttatttaaaatctggGATGCTTAACTCTGTTTTGGAAGAGTTTGCAAGTTAACTAACTGTATAAAAATACAGTGTAGCTGTAATATTGCTCTGAAAAGCACTtttgcaaacttttttttttttttctgtacagacTGGTAAATAACATTACCAGATaatataatacatttttttaaataaaaaaaggaactCTCTCAAAGTCTGAACACTAAAGTCTAAATAGCTTGTTTAAAACACAACAGTGTGACCCAtgaaaattctgctttgcaTGGTTAAATTATAGCAGCATGGTTACTGGCTTTTCAAGGAAGTTCTTGAACTCAGCAAGCCACTGTGCTCCAACTGCTCCATCCACAACACGGTGATCACAGCTCAGGGTGACAGACATCACGCTGGCCACGTCAAAGctgggagaaaaacaacaaaaaaagggtTAACAGACCCCTCTGCAAGGCAGTGCCACTTACAGAGCGGAGAAGCTGCTTGGAGagccaggaacagcagctggtGCCTGGTGACAGATGTTTCCCCCAGCTGCACTGGGGAGCAGATCATGTTCATTCCTTCTCTAGGAAAACCAAGGAAGGAACCTCCCAGAGGCACTAAGAACACCTCTGTGTGCTCCCCTGAGCGCAGGGAGCTCAGCTTTCCTTGCAGCACAAGGACAGCcccacacacagaggaaaaaaacattttagctCTAAGCAAGGGGACATTAATACAGGATCCATCCTTGAGGATTTCCTTAAGTGCAAACTGAAGCAAGTACTGAAAGCACTGTGTCAACAATACATTttaaggtttttaaaattactatCTAATGCAGGTGTTAGGAGACTAGGCATGACTTCAGAGTTTGAGTTCAGGATCAGATGGAAACTCACCCTTTCTCATTATCAGCTGGCACTAGTATTTCTTTTGAGGAACCCACTGCCAGGATGCAGGCTTGAGGTGGATTGATTATGGCAGAGAAATTCTTAATCCCATACATTCCTAAATTGGAAATTGTGAAAGTACCaccctgaaagaaaacaaacacattcaGGGGCAAACTCACAAAAACTGGGAACATGAGGAGAGGGGGGACCTCATTCCAgtctgcagcttcctgaggaggggaggctctctggggagcagggacaggatccagggagagctggggctgtgccaggggaatttgggctggatctcagggcaaggttcttccccagagggtgctggcactgcccaggctccccagggaatgggcacggccctgaggctgccagagctccaggagggttgGACAGCACTCCAGGatggccaggctgggatttggggtgtcagtgcagggccaggggctgcattCCATGacccctgtgggtcccttcccactcagcaCATTCTGTGACTACTGAACAAGGCTCAAACATCACAAACCAGCCTTTGCTCCTTTCAGACAAGTCAAGAGCAGCAGAGTTTACACCGGGGGTGTCTGACCTGGAATTCGTGAGGCTGCAGCTTGCCCTCGCGGGCTCTGGCTGCCAGGGAAGCCACGTCCTTGCTGATGGCAGCCAGGCCCTTGATGTGGGCGTTGAACACGATGGGGGTGATGAGCCCTGCAGGGGTGCTCACAGCCACACTCACATCCACCACATGATTCCTgcaacacacacagcagctgaaaCACCTCCAGCAAGGgagcaaacaggaaaaataaaaacaggccAGACAACCCAAAATTAACATTCATCTGTGACAATTATTTCACCTTTCCCACCAGCCTTAGACTCGAAGATTTTATCTCTTTAACAAAACCTCTCACCTTCACatgtttttcccctccctcaAATCCCAGCAGTTCTGTTGTGCCATGAACAAAGGAAGTTCGTGGCTCTGACCATGCCATAAACTTACTGCCTAATAACTGTGTCCATCCATGAAGAATTTGCCTCAGGCACTTTCAAGCATGCCAACGCAGAAGCTTTAATTATGAAATCATTGACAGAAAGCTTAATGTTCTCCGAGACCTCCTGCAAATGAAGAGATCCCAGGTGTCAGTTTGTCCCCTACTCGTCCCCCCAGTTAACAAGGGCAGTCACTGCAGTTCACAGGAACATTAGAAAACAATCACACCACTTGCAAGCATTAAAATTCAAGGATAATTTAGAAGGTGAAAGTATTTCCTTTGTAATTTAAGAACGTAGGTTTTGTTAATGTTTAGTTTTCCTCAAACTTGGCTTGGAATGATTATTCTGCCtaatttttttacctttctttttattaaaaatctttctatccttttattttccaccTGAAATAATGAATCACCACCAAGCAGAGCTCAGAACAGCCCCTTAGGGAAGTCAGGAAGGAGCAGATATGAGGAAAATCTCATTCTGTCACAGACAGTCCAGAACTGACCCacaaaaagcactgaaaagaatgtttttttcccaaggcAAGATGCCAGAACTCACCTGATTGAGCTCCTTCCTTAGCACCAGGACTTTCCCCATGTTGACATCGATGGACAGGTAGTAGTGAGGTATTGTTTGCTTGGACTGCATCAGCCTCTGAGCAATGACCTGGGGTGTGCAGAGCATGGACACAGATCAGCCTGGAGCCCTCGCCGGCAGAACAGCGGCCCTGGCACCCACCGAGCCCTTACCCTGCGGATGTTGCTGATGGGGATGTCTGTGAAGGTTCCCTCgggtgctgctgccaccacaggAACTGCCTcgggagctgcagcctgcagggaacACCAGTGTCACCCCAGAAACGCACCAAGGGAGCTCAGTGCTGAGGCCAAGCTGCCCcttgggaagggcagcagccaTTTCCACCTCTCCAGTGCCCACCACGCTCCTTCTAAGCCCTCTCTTTGGTTACTAAATGCAGCATGCAGTGCTAAGCAGCTCAGCACTGAGATGTGCTGCTCTGGTTGTTGtacagacagcagagctgtgctgggggctctcccaaactgcagcacacaggaaaCACCTCCatcagcccagggacagcacaaaCCACAGCACCAGAGCACTTctggggcagcactgacagGCTGGGCTTGCCTAGGTCTGCCTTTCCTTCTGACCCCCTCTCCCCAGCAATCTGGACCAGCTGGGACTGGGTGCCCTCACCCAGGAGgatgcagcagccagaggaaggGTTGGGAGCACACTATTTTTGTTCTCGGTGGAATTTCAAAGGGACAAACAAAGGGAGAAGGCTTCACCAGTGTTTCTGGCAGGTTAAATTTCCCAACCTTACAGTCACCACCACCCACAGAATCCAGCAATGCCAGTTCCATGCAGGAACTGCCCTTCCACAGAGCTTTCCAGGCTTGTAAAATCCCTTCCCACAGATTTCCAGCCTACCACTGGAGCAGCCTTTGATGGCACAAATGACTCCACATCTTTTTTGGTGATTCTGCCATCTGGTCCAGTGCCTGAAAGGgacaaaggaaaacaggagaggATTTTGATTATTTCCAGCATGGCTTTGCTTCTAAAGTCAAGTTTTATTCAGTTTCATTCAACAGAGAGAATCACTGAACACAACTCCTGGTTCACAGCTGCACAGTCAGGAAGAACAGGAGGATATGGCTCTACAGGGACAGAAAACTGACAGTGAGAGCAAAGAAGTGGAAAGGAAAGGTACCTTTCACTTGGGTAAGGTCGattcctttctctgctgccaACTTCTTTGCCAGGGGACTGACCACGACCCTTCCTCCTTTGCGGGGTGGCCCTgctgagggggctgcaggagcagcagcaggctgggcaggaggaggagcagctgcaggagttgCCATCACCTTAACAGAGAATCAAAGCCATCAGTGGAACCCACAGCAAGAGAAGTGGCCCACCTAATTATCAATCAAGAGATAATGACTCGTGTGCacaaaggctccccgaaattaAATCAGAAACTCGCTGGGAAGGAGGTCAGCTGaataaaaagccaaataaaatacagaacttGAGCTCCCCATTTTCAAGGATGAGGAATCAGAGCTGGCACAAACAACAAGCTGGGAAAAATTCAGAATGAATGAAACCCGCTGTAGGTCTTGGAGGGCAAATCAGTGATCACTTCTCAGCACATGGATCAGCCTTGCACTCACAAATCAGAACACTCCTGCTGAAGCCTGGGCTTCACGCTGTCAACAGCAGCTCAGTCAGGCTCCTCAGTGGTGCCCATGAGTTCTCCTtacctggggaggaggaggagggggaggaggagctggtgcCTTCATGTCAGTGACTGCAGCAGCCTGGTAGTCAGCAAAGGCTGGGATATCAGCCTCCTTCTCCACAATGATGCACAGAGGAGTTCCTAAGGGCACATCTCTTGTTCCTTCAGGCACCAAGATCTTTGCCAGGTAGCCTTCCTCCTGCACTTCAAAGCCTGCAGGGGAGAGAAACAAACAACACTGAGGAGCTGAAGGGCTGCTCAAGTGCTGCTGGAGACTGAGAACCCTCTCCAGCAGGGAACCTCTCCAGGCACTTGCTAAGAAGGATTGATGAGATAATAGAAGTGTTTTTAGGAGCtctgcagtgggatgggatgtTAACAAAACCTGTCCCACAGCACCACCCCctgagcagccagaggagctggcagaggctgctcaggaCCCTCCCAAGGGCACCTCACCCGCCCCGGCTGGGCACTCACCAATTGTGGCTTTATCTGTCTCAATCTCAGCCAGCAAGTCTCCCTCACTCAGCTTCTCCCCAACCTTCTTCTCCCACCTCTGCACGGTGCCCATTGTCATGGtgggggacagagcagggagggtgaTCTGGGAAGGCACAGAACACAGCTCGGTCAGGCCCTGCTCAccacagggctcagcagcacagccctgacgATGATGCCACCCTAAAGAAGCAGCTTTAATGCACTCCTAGTGTGgctcctctgtccctctgggCTGCTTTGGCTTCTGTTAGCAAGGCCTGAGCAGGAGAGCCAGCAAGAGCAGAGGGCAAGGAATGGATCAATCACAGTGATCATCACTGCAAGGCCAAGGAAGGCTGCAGCAAGTCCCTTTGTCACTGTGACACACAACTGGGCACAGGGGGCAAGCAGAGGGAGGAAAGCAACTTTAGTGGCCAAAACACACATTTAGAAGCCattcattaattattttatgcCTGACTTTGAGTGACATCTCACACAAATCAGTACCCCCATGCTTTATCTGTGGGACGGGGTTCAATAttccagattttccttttcaaagcaACCCCCTGTACAAAATGCATCAGTGGATGCACTCAGAAtccaagcaaagcaaaaaggcTGTACCCACAAACACAATTCATTATTGGTCACCCACAGACATTTCTGGTGTGGTCACCAGAGCACCACAGGCTGGAGTTCTGCTCTGAGATATGAGCAGAGCCTACTCACACTAAGcacaaggaatttttaaatcACAACTGTccaaaaaatgcagatttagCACATTTTTCAAAGCAACAACCCTGGAGGGAAAGTCTCTCCTCCACCAGCAGCTGGGATGCTAAAATGGATTTATTGAAAAAGCTTTCTGGGGTGTCCCCCAACACCTGCTCTAAGCACACCACAACTGAAGTGGCACAGTCAACAAATTCCCATTCCAGACAGTTTCTATGACAAAATGCCCCACAGGCAGCAATGCTGGGGCAGAAAAGGAGTGCAAGAAGCCTGAAAGCAGGAGCAGTGCTCTCTTACCTGCATGTGAGGAGGGTAAGAGCTGCCAGGGGCCtgaggagaaggctgaggtggtggggagggggctgcagctggagggggaggcactgaggctgcaggggcagcagctgctgcagaatcCAGGGTGTAGTTTTTGAAGGCATCAATGTATTCAGGCCTAGAAGAACACACAGAGCCCCCAAGCCCATCAGGTGTTGGTCTGTCTTTCACTCAAGGCATCCCAGAAGCCCCAAGAGGGGAAACTCACATCAAGGGTTAGGAAAATACGTACTTTTCTACTGTGATACATATTACAGCCCCAATAGGAACATCCCTTGTT
The genomic region above belongs to Zonotrichia leucophrys gambelii isolate GWCS_2022_RI chromosome 24, RI_Zleu_2.0, whole genome shotgun sequence and contains:
- the DLAT gene encoding dihydrolipoyllysine-residue acetyltransferase component of pyruvate dehydrogenase complex, mitochondrial; translation: MWRVLARRVSRGAAGPPGLVRPRRALGAGVGAGAGPARRGPVWGGPAPRPLLPPPAWPRLVPRRCCSLPAHQKVALPALSPTMQMGTIARWEKKEGDKINEGDLIAEVETDKATVGFESLEECYLAKILVPEGTRDVPIGAVICITVEKPEYIDAFKNYTLDSAAAAAPAASVPPPPAAAPSPPPQPSPQAPGSSYPPHMQITLPALSPTMTMGTVQRWEKKVGEKLSEGDLLAEIETDKATIGFEVQEEGYLAKILVPEGTRDVPLGTPLCIIVEKEADIPAFADYQAAAVTDMKAPAPPPPPPPPQVMATPAAAPPPAQPAAAPAAPSAGPPRKGGRVVVSPLAKKLAAEKGIDLTQVKGTGPDGRITKKDVESFVPSKAAPVAAAPEAVPVVAAAPEGTFTDIPISNIRRVIAQRLMQSKQTIPHYYLSIDVNMGKVLVLRKELNQEVSENIKLSVNDFIIKASALACLKVPEANSSWMDTVIRQNHVVDVSVAVSTPAGLITPIVFNAHIKGLAAISKDVASLAARAREGKLQPHEFQGGTFTISNLGMYGIKNFSAIINPPQACILAVGSSKEILVPADNEKGFDVASVMSVTLSCDHRVVDGAVGAQWLAEFKNFLEKPVTMLL